In Mycolicibacterium nivoides, the DNA window GATCAACGACCGTCAGGTTTAACGGAGCCTTAGGCTCTGCCGACGAACTGACTTTCGACTGCCCCACCGAACCGGGCACGTAGCCCTTATATGTTTCGAGCAAGTCGGAATAAGTCGGGAGTTCATCTAGGCACTTCTGAATGTCCTTAACGCAGCCGTCGCACAGCGGACGGAGCGACACCAACGCCGGGCCGTCCGGAGTGCGACTGACACACCTGCGCCCTGCCCGGCAGCGTTCCGCTAGTCCCATGCGTCGATCAACCCTTCTAGGAATCCATCGAATAGGTCAGCCAGGAACCGCCGCCAGTTCCGGCGCGGCTTACGCCGCCTACGCATCGTGCGGAAACTGGGACAGCCAGCGGATCAGGTCTGCTACCTCAGGGGTATCGTCCCGGTAAGGCACCAAGACGTTAATAACCTCGCCCGGCGTCTCATGCAGCGAATACCAGACAGCATTTGAACAGCCCTGAGCGACCCTTACCGAGTGGTACTCGCCGCCGTTAGCGAACGTGAACGCGTAGTCCAACACGCCACACTTGAGCTTGATACTGGCCTTAAGCCGCATTGCTTTCCTCCTTAAGGATTTCCCGGCGCTCCGCTTCCGTGGTTCCGCCCCAAACGCCTTGCGTGCGGTCGAAATAGTCAGGGTGTGCGCGGTCCCAATCGAGCGCCGCGTCTAGGCACTTCCGTTTAGCCGGGCAGCCGTTGCATACGACGCGGGCCTCCGCGACCTGCTTACGCCCGCCAGCCCCCGCCTTAGGAAAGAACGGGTCGTCGTCAGCGTCGATGACAGTCCCTTTGCAGGCCGCTCCCGGCAGATCAGGAATATCCAGTTCAGGGATAAGCTTGCTGCGCACACCGCTTACATTGGTGACGGGAATGCTGAACGCACTTCCGCGATTAATCGCATTAGCGTGGAACCGCATTTCAACACCTACACGCTGGTTGACTGAATACACTTACGCAGCCTCTCCGTGAATTTCCCACTCGCTCTTACCGACGAACTCGCCGCGCTCCACAGCCAGCGCGTACCGACTGTCCGGCACTAACCCGCCTCGGATTCCGAAGCGCAAGGTTTTGCACATGCCGTATTCCTCACGCATCGCGGCCTCTAGGCACTGCTCCCGCACGTCGCACATGGTGTTGCAGACGCGCTTAGGCGCTTCTGTCGATCCACCCTTAAGCGGGAAGAACATTTCGGGGTCAATGAACTGGCAGGTCGCAAGCTCCCGCCAGTTCGATTCCGGTTTCGCCAACTTCCCAAATCCTTATCTCAATCCGTGGATTTTTCGTATCCGAGTCCGTTACTGCCATCCGTGTCTGTTTGACGTACTTAGAGTTGTCGTCAGGCCAAACGTCAGCCTTCACCAATCCGTCTAAGGCACCCTTAACAAAAGGGCCAAGCGAATCGGAATCGGTAGCGCGCCGAGTGGGCGTGTACCAGAGGAATGACACGACGGACGGACCTAAGTCCTTAATGCCCGCCCGCCGTGCCAGTAGGGCCACCACGTCCCCTACCTCTTGCTTAGCCTTTCGGACCACTGCCCAATGTGCGCGCCGCTGATCGTTGGCGGTCATTGGTGGCCGTTTGAAAGGCGCTACTAGCAGGTGCTCCAAAACCATCCCCCGTTAGGGGAGGGGGAAAGTTAGTTAGATGGGTGCGCAGCACAGACCTCTCCGCTTCGATTCGGGTCTTGGGCCAGGCTTGGGGCGTCATGGGAACCATCCCGCCTTGGGATAGGGTCAACCACCCTTTAACGCACCCATCCAAGTCATTTACTGAAACTCGATGCGCAATTCCTGCACTTCTGCGTTGCAGTCGCGGGTCTGAACAACCCTGTCTAGCCAGTCCAGCCCGGCAACCTCAAGCACACGCTTCTTTGCGTCGTACTTAACGACTGCGTTAGTGCCCGGCACCGGGAACGTCGCCCCGGCTGGCGTGATGCTAATGGTCGCCATCAGGCCCCTCCTCGGAATAAAGCTCATCCACGTAGGTGTCCATCGCCTTGATTGCCCGCGCTAAGACAATGACCACTACGACTGCCACGAACCCGAAGATCACCAGGCCGAGCATTAGAAGTCCCCCGGCTGCACTTGCAGGCACTTAAGGCCCAGCGACCGCCACAGGTTCACAACCTGGTCCCGGTCGTCCAGCACAAAGCGCACGTTGTACTTGCCGCGAATGTTCTGGTCGAACAGGTCGTACTTGACCAGGTAATCCGGCAGCTTGTTACCGTGCTCATCCTTAGCGCCGGTAGGCCGCATGTGCAGCTCGTCGTAAGGAATGGCGTTCTTCCACAACCATTCCTGAGTCGCCACCCGGCACGAGTCGTCCCGGCCCGACACGATCAGCACGTGGACACCGTTCGGACCGCCGTA includes these proteins:
- a CDS encoding WhiB family transcriptional regulator; translation: MYSVNQRVGVEMRFHANAINRGSAFSIPVTNVSGVRSKLIPELDIPDLPGAACKGTVIDADDDPFFPKAGAGGRKQVAEARVVCNGCPAKRKCLDAALDWDRAHPDYFDRTQGVWGGTTEAERREILKEESNAA
- a CDS encoding WhiB family transcriptional regulator — encoded protein: MAKPESNWRELATCQFIDPEMFFPLKGGSTEAPKRVCNTMCDVREQCLEAAMREEYGMCKTLRFGIRGGLVPDSRYALAVERGEFVGKSEWEIHGEAA